In the Marinitoga litoralis genome, AACCAAATATTAATGCAGATAAAATTGAAATAATTAAATTATTTGTAATTGAATATATTGTAAATGCAAAGAATGTTGCTATCATTCCCGCATGTCCATGAGCGAAATTCATAACTCCTACACTTCTGAATATTAAAGCTATTCCAAAAGCCATTAACCCATATAATGCTCCTTGAGGTATTCCTAAAATTATGCTTTGTAATATTAACATACATCTCACCTACCAAGATAAGCTTTTTTTATTTTTTCATCATTTAACATTTCATCTGCATTTCCTGAATGTACTATTTTGCCTGTTTCTAATATATATGCTCTATCACTAATATTTAAAGCCTTTATTGCATTTTGTTCAACTAATAAAATAGAAATACCTTCATTTCTTAATTTAATTAATACGTTAAATATTTCATCTACTATAATTGGTGCTAACCCCAATGAAGGTTCATCTAGCATCAATATTTCTGGGTCGCTCATTAATGCTCTTCCGACAGCAAGCATTTGTTGCTCTCCTCCAGATAAAGAACCTGCAAATTGTTTCCTTCTATCTTTTAAAATTGGAAAAAGGTTATATACTTTTTCCAAATTATTTTTTTCATTTCCTCTAATAAAACTTCCCATTTTTAGATTTTCTTCCACATTTAATCCAGGGAATATTCTTCTATTTTCAGGGCATAGAACAATCCCCCTTTTTACTAACTTTTGAGTATTTTCTTTAGAAATATTTTCTTCAAATAAAAACAATTCTCTTTTACTTTTTACTAATCTTAGTATTCCAAATAATGTAGATGTTTTACCAGCGCCATTAGCACCTAATATAGAAACTATTTCACCTTTTTTAACTTCAAAGGAAATTCCCTTAACAGCATTTACATGGCCATAATTGACTATCAAATTTTTGATTTTAAGCATTTTCATTCTCCCCCAAATATACTTTTATTACTTCATCATTATTAGCTATTTCATCAGGTGTACCTTCTGCAATTTTTTCTCCAAAACTCATAACAGTTATTTTATCTGAAATATTCATAACAAGATTCATATCATGTTCTACTAATAATATTGTTATATCTTTTTCTTTATTAATTAATTTAAAAATATCTTCAATTTCACTTGTTTCTTCAGTATTTAAACCGGCAGCAGGTTCATCGAATAAAATAATTTTAGGCTCTGATACTATTGCACGTGCAATTTCTATTCTTTTTAATATACCATATGATAATTGTGTTGGATATGAAGATAATCTATTTTTTATTCCTAATAATTCTGCAACATCAAGAATTTTATTTCTTATTTCCTTTTCAAATTTTTTTGATTTTCCATTTATTAGTTGAATAACATCACCATTAAAATTATGCACTATTCCAGAATATATATTCTCATATATATTTAAAAAATTAAATAACTGTAAGTTTTGAAATGTTCTAGTAATTCCAAAATATATTATTTCTTCTGTTTTGTAATTTAAAATATTTTTTTCTTGAAATATAACTTCTCCAGTTACAGGTTTTACAACACCTGTTATCACATTAAATAATGTAGTTTTACCTGCACCATTTGGTCCTATTAATGAATGTATTTTACCCTTTTCAATATACATATTCATGTTTTTTACGGCAGTTAAACCACCAAACTTAACTGTTACATTTTTTATTTCAAGCATTATTTCACCCCATTTAAAATTTAGCGGGGAATTTCCCCGCTAAGAGATTCTTTTAATTACTTATCATAATATATCCAATTTGTCATTTGTGTCCATATACCTTTTCTAACCCTTAATACATACATTGACTGTTTTCCTAATCTACATGTATTATCATTAGGATCATATGGTTTATATGTAATTTCATGTGCTAGCATACCAGACCATTTATTCATGCTTTCTAATGCCTTAACTAAACCTTCTCTTGTTAAATCTTTTCCAGCTCTTTGTAATCCTTCAACAAAAACTTCTGCTGCTATCATACCAGCAATAGCATAAGCATTTGGCATTTGATTAAAGTATTTTTGATAAATTTGGAATGGTTTTAAATCAGGATTTGAAAAATCAACATTAACCCATGCCATAGCTTCAACGCCTTCGGCAGCATCTTTAGCTAAATATATATAAGATATATCAGAGTTTGCATATGTAAGAATATATTTTTGTTTTTGTAATCCATATTGTTTTGCTTGTTTTACAAAATTTACCGATTGAGGCACAAATAACATAACGGCAATAGCATCAGGTTGTTTTGCAATTAATTTAGTAAGTTCTGTAGAAAAATCATTTGCTGTTGGATTTACAGCTATTGTTTCTACAGGTTCCATTCCATACTTATTTTTTAAAGTATCTAAGGCTGAATCTAAAAATTCCTTACCAGCATCATCATTTCTATATACAATAGCAATTTTTTTTGCTCTTTTTGTTTTTACTAAATAATTCATTACTATATTTCCCTCTAAAGTATAATTTGGTTGAACAGGAAAAATATATTTTTTAGGAGGAATAGCTAATAATGATGAACCACTAGCTTGATATACATATGGAACTTTCTTTTCATTAACATAGTCCATTACAGCTAAATTTCCAGGAGTTCCTAATCCACCAACTAAAGCAAAAACTTTATCATTTTCAATCATTCTTTTTACTTCTACAGTAGTTTTTGCTGGATTAAATTGATCATCTGCAATAATCAAATTAATTTTTCTACCATATACTCCACCATTTTCATTGATGTAATTAAAATAAGCATTCATACCATTTGCTACACTTTGTCCTATAACAGCTACTGGGCCAGACATTGCTTGAAAAGTACCAATTTTTATTTCTGTATCCGTAACACCATCTTCAGCAAAAACAAAACCCAACATTAAAACAATACTTAAAACTACTAATAATGCCTTTTTCATTCTAATACCCCCTTATAAATAGCCTAATTTTTTGGCTTCTTTAAATAATTCATCTTTAAAATCTGGATGAGAAATATTTATTAATGATTTAACTCTTTCTCTAAAACTTTTTCCTCTTAAATGTGCAACTCCATATTCAGTTACTACATAATCTAAATCTTGTCTCGGAACAGTTACATATGAACCTTGAGGTAAAATCGGAACAATAGTAGAAACTGTACCTTTTTTAGCAGTAGATCTTAAGGCAATAATACCTTTCCCATTCTTGCTCATAACCGCACCTCTATGAGTATCCAATTGACCTCCTGTACCAGAATACTGCCTATTACCAATTGACTCAGAACATACTTGACCACTTAAATCAATTGTTATAGCAGTATTAATACTTACCATATTATCATTTTTTGCAATAACGTAAGGATCATTTACATATCTTCCTCTCATAATCCATACACCTGGATTATTATTTAACCATTCATACATTCTTTTTGTTCCTAATGCAAATGTACAAACAAATTTACCTTTCCAAAGTGTTTTTTTCATATTAGTTATTGCTCCTACTTCAAAAAGATCTATCATTGATTCTGTAAACATTTCAGTATGAATTCCTAAATCTTTTTTATGATTTAATAGCTTTGCAACAGCATTAGGGATACCACCTATACCAATTTGTAATGTTGAGCCATCATTTACTAATTCAGAAATGTATTGAGCAATTATTTTTTCTGTTTCAGTTGGTTCAATAACTGGTAATTCAGGAATATCCCAAGAATTTTCTACAACAAAATTAGCTTGTGAAATATGAACTTGCGTCTCCCCATGAGTCCAGATAAATTTATCATTTACTTCTAAAATTACTATATCAGCATTTTCCAAAACATCAAGTTCATATACATTTGATATACCTAAATTAAAGTAACCAGTTTTTTCATGCATAGGAGTAACTGTTCCCCAAAAAACAATAGTATTACCTTCCTCTCTTTCAGCCATTAATTTATCAGTTCCTGCCATGTGTAAATTATTTGGTATAAAATCAACTGTATTTAATCCCATTTTTTGCGCTTTTCTTGTTGGAGAACTTAAAAACCAGGAATGATTATCATATATTTTTTCATATTCTTTATCTAGAAAGAAATCATATTCTTTCATATTTAAACAAGTAACTACTTTTAATCTTTCAAAATGCTCCTTATACTTATGCAAATTTTCTAATAATCCTTGCGCTTCAGCAGAAGCAAGACCTGTTATAACTGTTGCTTTTTTAGGCAAGGATAAAATAGCTTCTTCTATTGTTCTCATTTTTTCCTTATACATATTTTTCCACATATAATCACCCCTTATAATCTCCCCATTTTACTACAGTAGATGCCCAAACAAAACCTAACCCAGCACCAACCATAACAATATTATCTCCATCTTTTATTTTTCCAGATTTCAAAGCTAATTCGATAGATAATATTTGATCATTTTGTCCAATATGACCAAAATTTTCTAAATAAGTTGATTGTTCTTCTTTTAATCCTAATTCTTCTAAAACGGCATAATGCGCAGAACGTTTAAAGTGCAAAATAGCTAAGTAATCAATATCTTTTCTAGTTAATTTTGACTTTTCTAAAGATTTATCAATTACATAATAAAAATTAGGCATTGTTTTTTCTTTTAATTTTTCTTTAAAATTTTCAACATCTCTAACAACAAAATGCATTCTATTTACATCTTTTTCTTCCATTGGCCATTTTT is a window encoding:
- a CDS encoding ABC transporter ATP-binding protein → MLKIKNLIVNYGHVNAVKGISFEVKKGEIVSILGANGAGKTSTLFGILRLVKSKRELFLFEENISKENTQKLVKRGIVLCPENRRIFPGLNVEENLKMGSFIRGNEKNNLEKVYNLFPILKDRRKQFAGSLSGGEQQMLAVGRALMSDPEILMLDEPSLGLAPIIVDEIFNVLIKLRNEGISILLVEQNAIKALNISDRAYILETGKIVHSGNADEMLNDEKIKKAYLGR
- a CDS encoding ABC transporter substrate-binding protein, translated to MKKALLVVLSIVLMLGFVFAEDGVTDTEIKIGTFQAMSGPVAVIGQSVANGMNAYFNYINENGGVYGRKINLIIADDQFNPAKTTVEVKRMIENDKVFALVGGLGTPGNLAVMDYVNEKKVPYVYQASGSSLLAIPPKKYIFPVQPNYTLEGNIVMNYLVKTKRAKKIAIVYRNDDAGKEFLDSALDTLKNKYGMEPVETIAVNPTANDFSTELTKLIAKQPDAIAVMLFVPQSVNFVKQAKQYGLQKQKYILTYANSDISYIYLAKDAAEGVEAMAWVNVDFSNPDLKPFQIYQKYFNQMPNAYAIAGMIAAEVFVEGLQRAGKDLTREGLVKALESMNKWSGMLAHEITYKPYDPNDNTCRLGKQSMYVLRVRKGIWTQMTNWIYYDK
- a CDS encoding acetyl-CoA hydrolase/transferase family protein; this encodes MWKNMYKEKMRTIEEAILSLPKKATVITGLASAEAQGLLENLHKYKEHFERLKVVTCLNMKEYDFFLDKEYEKIYDNHSWFLSSPTRKAQKMGLNTVDFIPNNLHMAGTDKLMAEREEGNTIVFWGTVTPMHEKTGYFNLGISNVYELDVLENADIVILEVNDKFIWTHGETQVHISQANFVVENSWDIPELPVIEPTETEKIIAQYISELVNDGSTLQIGIGGIPNAVAKLLNHKKDLGIHTEMFTESMIDLFEVGAITNMKKTLWKGKFVCTFALGTKRMYEWLNNNPGVWIMRGRYVNDPYVIAKNDNMVSINTAITIDLSGQVCSESIGNRQYSGTGGQLDTHRGAVMSKNGKGIIALRSTAKKGTVSTIVPILPQGSYVTVPRQDLDYVVTEYGVAHLRGKSFRERVKSLINISHPDFKDELFKEAKKLGYL
- a CDS encoding ABC transporter ATP-binding protein, with amino-acid sequence MLEIKNVTVKFGGLTAVKNMNMYIEKGKIHSLIGPNGAGKTTLFNVITGVVKPVTGEVIFQEKNILNYKTEEIIYFGITRTFQNLQLFNFLNIYENIYSGIVHNFNGDVIQLINGKSKKFEKEIRNKILDVAELLGIKNRLSSYPTQLSYGILKRIEIARAIVSEPKIILFDEPAAGLNTEETSEIEDIFKLINKEKDITILLVEHDMNLVMNISDKITVMSFGEKIAEGTPDEIANNDEVIKVYLGENENA